ATTTGTGCTGTGGAAAGCAAACGGAAGAAAACACTAATGATAATGAAGAGAGTGCTAAAGATCTGGAAAATCAAACAAATGAAGCCAAGGAGCCTCCAGTGAAGAAGCAATGCATAGAAACATGTGTCTCAAAATCTGTTGTCCATGAAAAGGTGGAGCAGAAATCCATTGATAAGCTTATTGAAGATGAACTCAAAGAAATTGGAGATAGGAGTAAGGTGAGTAATATACTGCCTCTTTtcccatttattttcatttttttgtctTGATGTTCCATTCTTCCATAAAAGTAATAAATAACAGTTCCTAAATTAGATGAACACGAAAATTGCTTATGTGGGTGTAGTTATCCCATTTGTAGGCTTTTCATTGTTGTTTTATTCTGGTGATGTGCTCTTTCTTCCCCTTGTCTGTATTTTTTTTGTGATTGTTATCTATATAATTTGTAATGATTATGTATATCAGTAAATTCTCTTTTTGTTTATTTGGTACATCCATCTGTAAGAATTACGTTGAGCAGGTATTTGATAAGAATGATTTAGCTTTACTATAAGTACTTAATTAAGAAAAAAacagaaataaatttattgttttGATGGCCGGAAGATATGATTAGTGTTTGGCCTGAGAAAAATAAGACAAACAAGCTGCATTGTAATATACGACCATGGCATGCAAAAATGTGTATCCTGATTCTGCTTCATGAAGGTGGTATGTTTGTGAAAACAGTGACAAAGTTAACATTCAAACACTGACAATTGCATGAGTGGTCTAGAGTTGGTAGcacttactttggttttattctagAACTGTTTTCTTGGCTAATTTAATCTCCAATCTTGTAGATTATGCTCAATTATCTAATTCCCATTGTTATTTGTGGATATAAGAAAAGGATGGAGTCCATCCTTGATAACTATTTGTGAGTTATGACTGCCTCCTCATACTTTTTTTGTGCTATTTAATGTTGTAATGTTCAAACAGAGGCGCTTTGCAAATCTTGATTCAGGTTGTAATGGTGTTGCTTTTGTTCAAATGCGCAAGAGAGATGGAGACCCTTCTCCTAGAGATATTGTACAGCACATGATGACTTCTGCTGCATCAACTAGGAAACACATGTCAAGGTTTATGAAATGCTTATCtgtttgattaaattttatcTAGTGCATAACTTCCAACCAGTGCTGGCTGGATCTTTTTGCTTTTTTTGGGACTTGTAGGCTATTAGCTGTAGGCTTCATGTGTAAGACAAGCAAATTGGCATGCCTAGTCCTGGAAGAAGTCTCATATAAGCTGCATGAGAAAATTGTCGTATTATATGAGGTGGCTAAAGTTCTGTTTTCATATGTAGGTTTATCTTAAGAGTGTTGCCAATTGAAGTTTCGTGCTATGCTTCAGAAGAGGAAATTTCAAAAGCAATGACTCCAGTTGTGGCAAAATATTTTCCTGTGGATACTCGAGAGCCGCAGAAGGTACTAGTTTATTAATTTCATCGCTGTTTATCATACATTTTATGATAAACAAAGCAATATTTGTCCTGGAAGGAAAACAAAAAAGTATGTCAATGAGCATGCCTGGAATTTCCTAGTTTTTAACTAACTACTTTTTGATGAGCAAACTATAGCCATTGTCTGAATATCTTAAATCCAGGACTAAGTAGGATGGGGTCTTGATAAGATTTGACTTGTTCCAACTTGATTCTATTGTTTTATTTTGAGTAGGGACTGAACTTGGAGTCCAAAGATCAACCTTTGTTAGTTGGAATGTCACTGAAATTGGACTTATAGCAATAATGCtattaaatattttgtaaattgCGACTCaaacttaatttttatttctattttataaGCAAATGACTGGTAGTTTCAATAGGATATCATTCTAACATGGATGATTTCTGTTTAGGCTCAACCTGACAAGCATGAGTTAAATTtaatgattttatttatttttacagtTTGCTGTGCTTTATGAAGCTCGTGCAAACACTGGCATTGACAGGATGAAAATTATAAATTCAGTTGCAAAATCTGTTCCTGGGCCACATAAAGTCGACCTTAGCAATCCTGACAAGACAATCGTAGTTGAAATTGTTAGGGTAAACAATTTTTCTTCCCtgctaaaactgaaaattatctgCAGAAGCTGCTCTCATATTACACTAAATTTTATCTTTCTGGCATTGCAATCATATTTGCCTATACTTTGTTTGTTTTTTAGAAACTGTAATTAACATGGTTAGCGTTGTTTGTGACTGTTAGACTGTGTGCTTGATTGGCGTGGTTGAAAAGTACAAGGAGTTGGCCAAGTACAACCTGAGGCAACTTACATCACCAAAACAGTAGTAGAGAATTGCATATTGTAGCTCTGATACGTAGATCTTGTGTTTCAGGCTGCTATTGTAAATTTTTACATTGACGGCTTCCCAAATCTGTTCCtttatgtatttttatttttaaatatcagTTTAAGCTTGCTCCACGATAATCTTATTGTTGCTGAAGTTCTGGTCAATGTATTTGATGTATCATCAAAATGTTATTCTGACCCCACTTTCTGATGTGTGATCACAACCCTTCTCAATTGTAGCTTTGGAGCTTCGGCCAATTTCGTAATAATATTAATGTTTAGGCTCCTGGGGATGTGCAATATAGGTGAAAACTGCTCCACGTTAAGAAAAACGCACAAGAAGGGGAGATTTCCTTTTCTCTTATCTTTTAGAGAGAAAACTCTCTCAATCTCCGAGTAGGTTCGCGTGTAGCTTTTGTTCGGATTTTGGTCTGCAGGCTTGAACTTCTTGGTGATGGTTTCTTTTGACTTGCTGTGTGTGATCTTCGTTGCTGCTGGATCTATGCAGGGGAATGGTATCGTAGGGACGCTCACAATGCCGTTCTTGTGGCTTTCGCTCCCTTGAAGCCTGCAGAGTGGGATGGCTAGAGCACTAATACCCTCCTTTGTTTTTAGTAAACGTGGCGTCAGTGCTTTTGTTTACTGCATGGTCTGTTATTTTGCTCCTTCTCTGAGCTTGGGTTTATTTTGCTTGGGACTCTATCTTTCAGGCATTTTGCCGAGTCTTGGTCCCTTGCAGTGCTCCATTCAGCTTGTCTCCCTCTAGGGAAGTTTGTGCCTCTCCCTCTCTGCCTTTCGTTTCTCTGGTTTCGACTTCCATAGTCCAACGCTTCAGAGTTATTTTTGTCTTCCCTAGCTCGATTGTCTGTTCCCTTGTGGTGTTGTTCTTGGGGCCTTTTTCACTAGGCGTTTTAGTTGAAGTTAATCCCATTGGTGTTTCAATAGGATGAACTTATTGGTTGTTTGTGGTGATTTGAGCCCTTCCCCGTGCGATTTGTGGTGCGGTGTTTCCTTCCTCCTGATCGTGTGTTCGGGCTTGGATCTTTCTCTATTGGGGTTTCTGTTTGTGGGTTGGACTTGAGAGCCCTTTCTTGTGCAATTTATGTTtagctagatttttttttttataccatGGGCCTTTATCTATATTGAACTTATAAGCCTAATTTTATTAATGAATCTTATTAATTTTTCGGGAAAAAAAAAGCTCTACATAAAGTGCAATTACATTCTCAAAAACTATTATTTCAGTTACTGCCGAGTTAAGTCGGTCATCTCTCGCCCCTCCGAGGGCGAGACAACCCTCCTTCCTCATTCGGCGTGGCTTCCAAGTTTGAGGATAACGATGAGGGTTTGGTAGGATTTCCCTCTGTGGCTGTGTACAAGTGCATGGGTTGGCGTGAATCTGGGACTCTTGGAGGCGTTACCGATGTCATTCACTTGGGTATCCAATCTCTCAACAATCGGTGCAAAAGAGCGCTGCCCTTGGTGTTCCCCTGGCTCCAGATCTAATCAAGATCTCAGGGTGATATTCATATTGTTTTTCGGTCCTATGAGTTTCTTTCTCGAGGAGATACTATTTTTGAAATCTTTGCGTGTTTGTTTGGTTTGATTCCAACATACTTATTGCCTGCTTCAGTGTGGCTTAGAGATGTATGTGGTTGGAGGTTGGGTTGGGGCTTGGTTTATGAAATCTTAATGTTATGTTGGGTTTAGGAGAGCTTGAATCTGCTGCTCTTGTTGTAGTTGATTTATCCTATAATGTAATGGGTCTCATGCCTTTTTCTCCTCATGCAATGAATTAttatctttgaaaaaaaaaaagtaagatgcATTAAGGGAATTTTATACACAATACATTTTCACTCcatgagagagagggagagagagagagagagaggagcaaTTTTATATTCAATCTTTCCACGTAAGATCACTGAATGGAGAACAACTACAGAAATAAGAACAcacgagaaaaaaaaaaaggcgaAAAGAAGTCAAAAAACAAGCTCGTCCCACCCTTCCCTTCTATGAGGAAGAAAAAGAGGTCCACATAAGCTTCTGCACCTAAAATGCTATCTCCTTCTCATAATTACGCACTTGGAGGCTTGTACAACTTCTCCACCATCTTCCTATATTCTGCAATAAACAGAGGTTTAACTTTTCAGATTActtccaaaaaaataaaaaattcagatGATTCCCAACCAAAAAAAGATTCTGAAGTGTTGAAAAAGAATGCAAGTATCTTAACTACATACCTTCTTGATTGCACCAAAGTTGAGCGGCTTGAGTGTTTAGAGGCGAGCTTATATTTGGTTCTGGAGATCAAATtgcaaacagaaaaaaaaaatgaaatgaatcaACCGGCATAGTCAAATTAACTGGATTTTTATTAGAAACATGTATATTCAGATAAAGGGTCAATTGCATAGTCAAATTTACCTCCAAGTAGGCTCTGGATGGATAGGAGTATTGTTCGAACATCATATGCGGATGACCATTTATCCTACAAAAAATAGCATAGTCAAATAAATTTGCATCCTGTAAAGCTGGTGGTTATTCGAGTAAACTCATGGAACAAAACACTGTGGGGTACTTACCTGAAGAATATCCAAGCAAATGTTGCCATAGACATCCACATTAGGATGGAAGCAGCTGGTTTCAAACTTCACCTTTGGTGGCTTGAAGGGGTAGTCGTTTGGAAAAGAAAGGGATAGCTTGTATTCAGTCCCTTCAAAAACTGTGTCTTTACTTCCGGTGATTGTTCCTTTCCAGCAAAATATGTTGTCTTCTTCAGGGAAGGCAGATATACCAGCTTCTCCACTCATCTACAGATAGAAATTCACAAAAAACAAAGAGTTACACAAAACAGATGCGATTTACCATACTCCATTGGAGAGCAACGAAAAAGAAATAGTTCAATTACCATCAACGCCATCAATTCAGATTGCAACCTGTTTTTTTAAAACACATTAAAAAAGAACAAGGGTCAGAAATCCTAAAAATTTTGGAGCCTGGACGGAATAAAAAGTACCCACTTCAAGAGCAATCAACAGAATTGACACCCGATTAAAAGACTAAGTAATCGAATTGAGCTTAAACGATCCACTAACTAGGATCGCCCATAAGAGGGACAGAGGAAATTCAACAACATcccaaaaaaaagaaaaggaaaacaaaccCACAAACCCTATATTCTAATTAGCAGAGGAAAAAGATAGCATACGTACACAAAAGAcccaattattaataaaaatcaaTCAAGTCCGTTTTAATAGAAAGATACCGTTTGAGCACAGATTGTGTATCAACAGTCTTTGCCGTTGGCACAGTCTGCTTCGATGGGGTCCCCGCCGGAGCTGCCATGGGTGTGTTGCCTTGGTACCCATTAACTGTAGCCATTGTTTCttttgatgaaaagaaaagaaaacccaAAACAATAATAGTTGAAACTGAGATGGATTTTGTTTCGGAAAAATGGAAGAAGAGACTCAGGTAGGGTTTCTTTGACTTTCTTCGCGTTCCAACGAGGGAGAGCGAGCTAGAGAGACGCGACTTATAAGAAAGATAGTCGGTGAAGTGATGCTGCGCCGTTTAAGGGGTGAAGCATGAGACAGGGAGttgaaaaacttttttgaacgtTACAGTGACGGCGGCGTCGATTCGATTTTTCCGTTTTCTTTTTTAATCTCCAACGGCTAGTTCACCGCTCTCTTTAATTATTTAGGGAACtttataatttgatttttaagtttgactttgtatttatattttaatttttaaatttaaaaaaaattaattattcaacTTTTAAATATTTCACTGCATTGCcttttagtttttaaattttaaaaaattatttatttattttttataattttaactcAAAATTAATTAGGATGAAAAAACAGAATTTATATAATGGCCCTAAATTTTTAAgattaaagtttaatttaattgagTTGAATagaaaaataaagtaattctgtatattaaaattataaaaataaaattgtcctataaattaaaattataaaaattaaagtatgatagaatataaaatttatagattgattaattaatttaaaaaaatttaaaaataaaaatataatataatataaaattaaaaaataaaataattaatttcttataataaaaaattaaagtgtAATATGTTGTAAAATTTAGAATCAAATTGTAAATTACTTTCTTTTATTAATAatgaattatatttattatttttataattaagaaataaataaaaaaatatttttcttaataattaattaattaataatataaaacatatattatatttttctgTTAATTGGATTATAATCGGTCGGATATTTTTCATTCAATTCTATTAGTATTAACTATTAATCGAATGCTCACCGCGGAGAGAATTCTCTTTGTTGTTTTCTCTAAGCCTATGGTACAAATCCCTTCAATTTATTGTCGATTCGCGGACTTCCTAGCCCCTTCGGCCAGGAGAAGGTTGCTCTTTCCCTGGTCTGCCCGTGGGATCCCTCCCACCGCGGAGTCGGAATGTAGGCACTCTTTTGGCTTATTTGTTTGCAGAATGTTTGTGATTGATCAGGATATACCGTGAGTTTGCTTGCTTTGGTTATGCTTGTGTAGGAGCTTCTGGATCTAGGAGATGAAGGAGTTGTGTTGTGGAGGAGCAGCAGCCATAAGGATTAAGAGCGAGCATGCATGCGGCCATGGTTGCCCCCTTCTCTACAGGACTTTGCTCTGTGAGTTTGGTGGTAAACCAGACAAGGGGTCGCTTCTTCTACCTGTTGCAGGTTTGTGCTTGATGTGATTCTGCCAAGAAAGTCCTTGCTATCTTCCTCTTGGTGCCATTCTTCCACGAGGAGAGACGATGGAGATAGTACCGTTGGCCAGATTATTAAGCCTTCATTATATTGATCTTTATCCACGAACTTCCTTTTTTATCGTtgaaaattttgttaaattttaaaaaatattatagtaTTATTAAATTACAGTTTACTAGTTGCCATTTTTATTTCTGTGAAAcatgcatttttttttattttttaaaatttaataaattaaattattaattaactcTTACTTGATTTAGCAACTAGGGGCTTCGTGGAATTATAAATATTTGGTAATATATCTTTTGATGAGTagcaaaatatttttaatatttataatcaaGATGGTAAGAGTATTTTTTAACCAATTTatgaatattaaaatttaatttaatttcataaattaaaatgatactaataatattataaacttaatttcATATAAATGTTGTCCCATATTGATTTAGGATAAAGTATTTGTGCtatatataaaatttgaataaaccTGCTCCCTTAAATTTACTTttataatgaaattaaatttaatctattttttttaacaataagAACGAGTGTAGTTTTTATATAGAATATTTGCATTAAGATTTATAGACTCTTTATCTTAATTTATGTATACATCAATTGATGTCGTACAATCCttctaataaatattattaaactctattttatataaaatatttttttagtaagGGGATTAagagtgtcacgacccaacctataggccagaccggcactaggacctgggccaacttaaagctcccgaggcccgtagtaaacctaattattcattaacccaactctaaggcccatttgggcccaatttcaagaattcaaccggacagagtctagccataaaatagacctttcaacagggagtttttaactcacccgacctgtaaacatgacatataatcaattggagagctcagctcaccctccacatactcataacaacacaaaaaaaataaataggagctcagctccctc
Above is a genomic segment from Hevea brasiliensis isolate MT/VB/25A 57/8 chromosome 17, ASM3005281v1, whole genome shotgun sequence containing:
- the LOC110662713 gene encoding uncharacterized protein LOC110662713 isoform X1; this translates as MATENKPKSAATANTNKSKKRKQRYLPQNKPVKKKGPYPLRPGVQGFFITCDGGKERQASHEAINVIDSFYEELIHGKDTDVKPAELPNKPLNKKIKFVYSDDDEEGEEDDNEVEGEEDEEEDGEEENKPDTNQNNDVKSESPTNEKLDINVENLCCGKQTEENTNDNEESAKDLENQTNEAKEPPVKKQCIETCVSKSVVHEKVEQKSIDKLIEDELKEIGDRSKRRFANLDSGCNGVAFVQMRKRDGDPSPRDIVQHMMTSAASTRKHMSRFILRVLPIEVSCYASEEEISKAMTPVVAKYFPVDTREPQKFAVLYEARANTGIDRMKIINSVAKSVPGPHKVDLSNPDKTIVVEIVRTVCLIGVVEKYKELAKYNLRQLTSPKQ
- the LOC110662713 gene encoding uncharacterized protein LOC110662713 isoform X2, producing MATENKPKSAATANTNKSKKRKQRYLPQNKPVKKKGPYPLRPGVQGFFITCDGGKERQASHEAINVIDSFYEELIHGKDTDVKPAELPNKPLNKKIKFVYSDDDEEGEEDDNEVEGEEDEEEDGEEENKPDTNQNNDVKSESPTNEKLDINVENLCCGKQTEENTNDNEESAKDLENQTNEAKEPPVKKQCIETCVSKSVVHEKVEQKSIDKLIEDELKEIGDRSKRRFANLDSGCNGVAFVQMRKRDGDPSPRDIVQHMMTSAASTRKHMSRFILRVLPIEVSCYASEEEISKAMTPVVAKYFPVDTREPQKTVCLIGVVEKYKELAKYNLRQLTSPKQ
- the LOC110662689 gene encoding ubiquitin-conjugating enzyme E2 20, which produces MATVNGYQGNTPMAAPAGTPSKQTVPTAKTVDTQSVLKRLQSELMALMMSGEAGISAFPEEDNIFCWKGTITGSKDTVFEGTEYKLSLSFPNDYPFKPPKVKFETSCFHPNVDVYGNICLDILQDKWSSAYDVRTILLSIQSLLGEPNISSPLNTQAAQLWCNQEEYRKMVEKLYKPPSA